From one bacterium Scap17 genomic stretch:
- a CDS encoding NADH:ubiquinone reductase (Na(+)-transporting) subunit B, producing MMGIRQTLDNLEPHFHKGGKYEKFYALYEAVDTIFYAPASVTRSTTHVRDGIDLKRIMITVWMCTFPAMFFGMYNAGLQANEAIAGGYSALGGWREAIVMLLAGSHDAGSVWANFILGATYFLPIYLVTFAVGGFWEVLFAMRRGHEVNEGFFVTSVLFALTLPATIPLWQVALGITFGVVIGKEVFGGTGKNFLNPALSGRAFLYFAYPASISGDAVWVPADGYTGATALSTAAQDGMNALMQQMSWTDAFLGFIPGSMGEVSTLAIFLGAAVLLWTRIASWRIMLGVLLGMIATSALFNAIGSDTNAMFAMPWYWHLVIGGFAFGMVFMATDPVSASMTNKGKLIFGALIGVMTVLIRVANPAFPEGIMLAILFANLFAPLIDHFVVQANIKRRVKRETAGIANEETV from the coding sequence ATGATGGGCATTCGACAGACTCTGGATAACCTGGAGCCGCACTTCCACAAAGGTGGCAAGTACGAGAAGTTCTACGCGCTCTACGAAGCCGTGGACACCATTTTCTATGCGCCGGCGAGCGTCACGCGCAGTACCACCCACGTGCGTGATGGCATCGATTTGAAGCGCATCATGATCACGGTCTGGATGTGTACCTTCCCGGCCATGTTCTTTGGCATGTACAACGCCGGTCTGCAGGCCAACGAGGCCATCGCTGGCGGTTACAGCGCACTGGGCGGCTGGCGTGAAGCCATCGTCATGCTGCTGGCGGGCAGCCACGATGCCGGCAGCGTGTGGGCCAACTTCATCCTGGGCGCCACCTACTTCCTGCCCATCTATCTGGTGACCTTCGCGGTCGGCGGCTTCTGGGAAGTGCTGTTCGCGATGCGTCGCGGCCACGAGGTCAACGAAGGTTTCTTCGTCACCTCCGTGCTGTTCGCCCTGACACTGCCGGCGACCATTCCGCTGTGGCAGGTCGCGCTCGGTATCACCTTCGGTGTGGTGATCGGCAAGGAAGTCTTCGGCGGTACCGGCAAGAACTTCCTCAACCCGGCTCTGTCCGGTCGTGCCTTCCTGTACTTCGCGTATCCGGCCAGCATTTCCGGCGACGCGGTATGGGTGCCGGCCGACGGTTATACCGGTGCCACCGCACTGTCCACCGCGGCACAGGACGGCATGAACGCCCTGATGCAGCAGATGAGCTGGACCGACGCCTTCCTCGGCTTCATTCCGGGCTCGATGGGTGAGGTGTCGACACTCGCCATCTTCCTGGGGGCTGCAGTATTGCTGTGGACGCGCATCGCCTCGTGGAGAATCATGCTAGGCGTCCTGCTGGGCATGATCGCGACCTCGGCGCTGTTCAATGCCATCGGCAGCGACACCAATGCCATGTTCGCGATGCCGTGGTACTGGCATCTGGTCATCGGCGGCTTCGCCTTCGGTATGGTCTTCATGGCTACCGATCCGGTTTCCGCCTCCATGACCAACAAGGGCAAGCTGATATTCGGTGCGTTGATCGGTGTGATGACCGTGCTGATCCGCGTCGCCAACCCGGCCTTCCCGGAGGGCATCATGCTGGCGATCCTGTTCGCCAATCTGTTCGCTCCGCTGATCGACCACTTCGTCGTGCAGGCCAACATCAAGCGCCGCGTCAAGCGCGAGACTGCCGGCATCGCGAACGAGGAGACCGTCTGA
- a CDS encoding Si-specific NAD(P)(+) transhydrogenase gives MAVYNYDVVVIGTGPAGESAAVNAAKHGKRVAVIEAQSSVGGNCTHKGTIPSKALRHAVKQIIEFNTNRMFRDIGEPRWFSFPKVLERSRRTIEQQVEMRTRFYARNRIDVFFGTARFKDEHTVVVRDAHEGVEELHAEKVVIATGSRPYRPADVNFRHPRIYCSDTILGLSHTPRTLIIYGAGVIGSEYASIFSGLGVKVDLIDTRDRLLSFLDNEISDALSYHLRNNGVLVRHNEEYERIEGDESGVVVHLKSGKKLRADAFLWANGRTGNTDSLGLENVGLQANGRGQLTVDDQYRTELDHVYAVGDVIGWPSLASAAYDQGRFASANLLGEEFKFVNEVPTGIYTIPEISSVGRGESELTEARIPYEVGQAFFKDTARAQITGDTVGMLKILFHRDTLEILGIHCFGDQASEIVHIGQAIMQQKGEANTLKYFVNTTFNYPTMAEAYRVAAMNGLNRLF, from the coding sequence ATGGCAGTCTATAACTACGATGTCGTCGTGATCGGTACCGGCCCGGCAGGGGAAAGCGCGGCAGTCAACGCGGCCAAGCATGGCAAGCGTGTCGCCGTGATCGAGGCTCAGTCTTCCGTGGGCGGCAACTGTACCCACAAGGGCACCATCCCTTCCAAGGCGCTGCGCCACGCGGTCAAGCAGATCATCGAGTTCAACACCAATCGCATGTTCCGCGATATCGGCGAGCCGCGCTGGTTCTCCTTCCCCAAGGTGCTGGAGCGTTCACGCCGCACCATCGAGCAGCAGGTCGAGATGCGTACGCGCTTCTACGCCCGCAATCGCATCGATGTGTTCTTCGGTACCGCCCGCTTCAAGGACGAGCACACCGTCGTGGTGCGCGATGCCCATGAAGGGGTCGAGGAGCTACATGCGGAGAAGGTCGTGATCGCCACCGGCTCACGTCCTTACCGCCCGGCGGACGTCAACTTCCGCCACCCGCGCATCTACTGCTCCGATACCATCCTGGGCCTGTCGCACACACCGCGCACGCTGATCATCTACGGCGCCGGTGTCATCGGCTCCGAATACGCCTCGATCTTCTCCGGCCTTGGCGTCAAGGTCGACCTGATCGATACGCGTGATCGTCTGCTGTCCTTCCTGGATAACGAGATTTCCGACGCGTTGTCCTATCACCTGCGCAACAATGGCGTGCTGGTGCGTCACAACGAGGAATACGAGCGCATCGAGGGCGACGAGTCCGGCGTGGTCGTACACCTCAAGTCCGGCAAGAAGCTGCGTGCAGACGCCTTCCTGTGGGCCAACGGTCGTACCGGCAACACCGACAGCCTCGGTCTCGAGAATGTCGGTCTACAGGCCAACGGCCGCGGTCAGCTGACCGTCGATGATCAGTACCGCACCGAGCTGGACCACGTCTATGCGGTGGGCGATGTGATCGGCTGGCCGAGCCTGGCATCTGCCGCCTACGATCAGGGCCGCTTCGCGTCGGCCAACCTGCTGGGGGAAGAGTTCAAGTTCGTCAATGAGGTGCCGACCGGCATCTACACCATCCCCGAGATCAGCTCGGTGGGGCGTGGCGAGTCCGAACTGACCGAGGCGCGCATTCCCTACGAAGTGGGGCAGGCGTTCTTCAAGGACACCGCTCGGGCCCAGATCACCGGCGATACCGTCGGCATGCTCAAGATCCTGTTCCATCGCGATACGCTGGAAATTCTCGGCATCCACTGCTTCGGTGACCAGGCCTCCGAGATCGTGCACATCGGTCAGGCCATCATGCAGCAGAAGGGGGAGGCGAATACGCTCAAGTACTTCGTCAACACCACCTTCAACTACCCGACCATGGCGGAAGCCTACCGGGTCGCGGCCATGAACGGACTCAACCGTCTGTTCTGA
- a CDS encoding Na(+)-translocating NADH-quinone reductase subunit C: MASNNSIKKTLGVALGLCIVCSVVVSTAAVVLRPMQMTNAELDRKSNILAVAELLQPGEDIGQQFRDKVTAKVVDLDSGEYVDDIDPEKYDQAKMSKDPATSRTLSGEEDLPGIKRREQYSVVYLVGDVEQPDEIIVPVRGNGLWSMMYGYLALKGDGNTVVGLSFYQQGETPGLGGEVDNPKWKAQWDGKKIYPEGSMDPEVHLKKGGVNPSSPDAKYQVDALSGATLTSNGVTNLLQFWMGENGFAKYLTQFRDVKGA; encoded by the coding sequence ATGGCCAGCAACAACTCCATCAAGAAAACCCTCGGCGTCGCGCTCGGGCTGTGCATCGTCTGCTCGGTGGTAGTTTCCACCGCAGCGGTCGTGCTGCGCCCGATGCAGATGACCAATGCCGAGCTGGACCGCAAGAGCAACATCCTCGCGGTCGCCGAGCTGCTGCAGCCGGGTGAGGACATCGGTCAGCAGTTCCGTGACAAGGTCACCGCCAAGGTGGTGGACCTGGATTCCGGTGAATACGTCGACGACATCGACCCGGAGAAGTACGACCAGGCCAAGATGTCCAAGGACCCGGCCACCTCACGCACCCTGTCTGGCGAGGAAGACCTGCCGGGCATCAAGCGTCGTGAGCAGTACTCCGTGGTCTATCTGGTCGGTGATGTCGAGCAGCCGGACGAGATCATCGTCCCGGTGCGCGGCAACGGCCTGTGGTCAATGATGTACGGCTATCTGGCACTGAAGGGTGACGGCAACACCGTGGTCGGTCTCTCCTTCTACCAGCAGGGTGAAACTCCGGGGCTTGGCGGCGAAGTCGACAATCCGAAGTGGAAGGCCCAGTGGGATGGCAAGAAGATCTATCCCGAAGGCAGCATGGACCCGGAAGTGCACCTGAAGAAGGGCGGCGTGAATCCGTCTTCTCCGGATGCCAAGTACCAGGTCGATGCGCTGTCAGGGGCTACCCTGACCAGCAACGGCGTGACCAACCTGTTGCAGTTCTGGATGGGTGAGAATGGCTTCGCCAAGTACCTGACCCAGTTCCGTGACGTCAAAGGAGCGTAA
- a CDS encoding NADH:ubiquinone reductase (Na(+)-transporting) subunit D — translation MAAETPKGVLTTPIFKNNPIALQILGICSALAVTNSMNTALIMGIAVCLVTAFSSMFISLIRNHIPSSIRIIVQMTIIASLVIVVDQSLKAFAFETSKQLSVFVGLIITNCIVMGRAEAYAMQNGPTMSFIDGIGNGLGYTVILLVVGFVRELFGSGSLFGVTILQTVNDGGWYIPNGLMLLPPSAFFVIGLFIWVLRSIYPEQVEKAEYKITANTKIKEAV, via the coding sequence ATGGCAGCCGAAACTCCTAAAGGTGTCCTGACGACGCCGATCTTCAAGAACAATCCCATCGCGCTGCAGATCCTCGGTATCTGCTCCGCGCTGGCGGTGACCAACTCGATGAACACCGCCCTGATCATGGGTATCGCGGTGTGCCTGGTGACAGCGTTCTCCAGCATGTTCATCTCGTTGATCCGCAATCACATCCCATCGTCCATCCGTATCATCGTGCAGATGACGATCATCGCCTCGCTGGTCATCGTGGTCGACCAGTCGCTGAAGGCCTTCGCCTTCGAGACGTCCAAGCAGCTGTCGGTCTTCGTCGGCCTGATCATCACCAACTGCATCGTGATGGGTCGCGCTGAAGCCTACGCCATGCAGAATGGCCCGACGATGAGCTTCATCGACGGTATCGGCAACGGTCTCGGCTACACCGTGATCCTGCTGGTGGTCGGCTTCGTGCGTGAGCTGTTCGGTTCCGGCTCCCTGTTCGGCGTGACCATCCTGCAGACCGTCAACGACGGTGGCTGGTACATCCCGAACGGCCTGATGCTGCTGCCGCCGTCCGCGTTCTTCGTCATCGGTCTGTTCATCTGGGTGCTGCGCAGCATCTACCCGGAGCAGGTCGAGAAGGCGGAGTACAAGATTACCGCCAACACCAAGATCAAGGAGGCTGTGTAA
- a CDS encoding FAD:protein FMN transferase, giving the protein MSRVARRLAGPALMGLALLVAGCENSSNPELHRFAGPIFGTGFHVTVAADLDADEVASLKQASLEALDKVDWQMSTYKDASELSKLNQAPLDTPVTLSDGLAQVLAESQDIGKRSDGAFDITVGPAVNLWGFGPDERLDKAPSDEQIAQALEKVDHLALELDGNTVIKRKPVYADLSGIAKGYGVDRVADVLEANGIENYLVEVGGEIRVKGEKPGHKPWRIAIEAPKSFERSVQRIIDPGNAAVATSGDYRNYFEQDGVRYSHTIDPRTGRPIQHSLASVTVITPDCASADAWATALNVLGAEKAMTIADRENIAAYFIVKTDDGFKQSWSPAFAPYLKDAPATGDTKPADEAGA; this is encoded by the coding sequence ATGTCACGCGTCGCAAGACGACTGGCAGGGCCGGCCCTCATGGGGCTGGCCCTGCTGGTTGCAGGCTGTGAAAATTCCAGCAACCCTGAGTTGCATCGCTTCGCCGGCCCCATCTTCGGCACCGGGTTCCATGTCACGGTGGCGGCGGACCTGGATGCCGATGAGGTGGCGTCGCTCAAGCAGGCGAGCCTCGAGGCGCTCGACAAGGTCGACTGGCAGATGTCGACCTACAAGGACGCCTCGGAGCTCTCGAAGCTGAATCAGGCGCCGCTGGATACGCCGGTCACGCTATCGGATGGCCTGGCGCAGGTGCTGGCCGAGTCGCAGGATATCGGCAAGCGCTCCGACGGGGCCTTCGATATCACCGTCGGCCCGGCCGTCAATCTTTGGGGCTTCGGTCCGGATGAGCGTCTGGACAAGGCACCGAGCGATGAACAGATCGCGCAGGCGCTCGAGAAGGTCGATCATCTGGCGCTGGAGCTCGATGGCAATACGGTGATCAAGCGCAAGCCGGTGTATGCCGACCTGTCGGGCATCGCCAAGGGCTATGGAGTAGACCGGGTCGCCGATGTGCTCGAGGCCAATGGCATCGAGAACTATCTGGTCGAAGTCGGGGGCGAGATCCGCGTCAAGGGTGAGAAACCCGGCCACAAGCCGTGGCGAATCGCCATCGAAGCACCGAAGTCCTTCGAGCGCTCGGTGCAGCGGATCATTGATCCCGGTAACGCTGCGGTTGCCACCTCCGGTGATTACCGCAACTATTTCGAGCAGGACGGCGTACGTTACTCGCACACGATCGATCCACGTACCGGGCGACCGATCCAGCACAGTCTGGCCTCGGTCACCGTGATCACGCCGGATTGCGCGAGTGCGGACGCCTGGGCCACGGCACTCAACGTGCTGGGTGCCGAGAAGGCAATGACGATCGCAGATCGCGAGAACATTGCCGCCTATTTCATTGTCAAAACGGATGATGGCTTCAAACAGTCCTGGAGTCCGGCATTCGCGCCCTACCTGAAGGACGCGCCGGCGACAGGCGACACGAAGCCCGCAGATGAAGCCGGCGCCTGA
- a CDS encoding Na(+)-translocating NADH-quinone reductase subunit A: MIEVKRGLDLPIAGAPEQRIEDAQPVRRVAILGVDYVGMKPTMEVREGDKVKQGQLLFTDKKTPGVRYTAPAAGTVVEINRGEKRKLLSVVIEIDAQGEAVEFTAHGDAAIAGLERQVVVDQLVESGLWTALRTRPFSRVPALDAKPAAIFVTAIDTHPLSADPAVVLKGQEAAFRQGLVALTRLTEGKVFLCQAPGADIPGGDVSGVVSESFKGPHPAGLPGTHIHHLAPVSLQRQVWHVGYQDVVAIGTLLAEGRLDTTRVIAVGGPRATKPRLLRTRLGASTEELLKGEVEQPEDTRVISGSVFSGLTCEGALRFVSRYHNQVSLLEEGNKRAFMGWLSMGAKRHSVLGIYLSKLTGLTDYRPNTSTNGSERAMVPVGAYEKVMPLDILPTQLLRSLIVGDIETGMQLGCLELDEEDLALCTYVCPGKYEYGPILRDNLTTIEKEV; this comes from the coding sequence ATGATCGAAGTCAAACGTGGCCTGGATCTCCCCATCGCCGGGGCGCCGGAGCAGCGTATCGAGGATGCGCAGCCCGTTCGTCGCGTAGCGATCCTGGGTGTTGACTACGTCGGCATGAAGCCGACGATGGAAGTCCGCGAAGGGGACAAGGTGAAGCAGGGGCAACTCCTGTTCACCGACAAGAAGACCCCGGGCGTCCGTTACACCGCGCCGGCTGCCGGCACTGTGGTCGAGATCAATCGTGGCGAGAAGCGCAAGCTTCTGTCCGTGGTCATCGAGATCGACGCGCAGGGCGAAGCTGTGGAATTCACTGCACATGGCGATGCCGCCATTGCAGGTCTCGAACGTCAGGTCGTGGTCGACCAGCTGGTCGAGTCCGGTCTGTGGACGGCGCTGCGTACCCGTCCGTTCTCGCGCGTGCCGGCACTGGATGCCAAGCCGGCAGCCATCTTCGTCACCGCCATCGATACCCATCCGCTGTCCGCGGATCCGGCCGTGGTGCTCAAGGGCCAGGAAGCCGCTTTCCGTCAGGGTCTCGTCGCACTGACGCGTCTGACCGAAGGCAAGGTGTTCCTGTGCCAGGCACCGGGTGCTGATATTCCGGGTGGCGACGTTTCCGGTGTGGTCAGCGAGTCCTTCAAGGGCCCGCACCCGGCAGGCCTGCCGGGCACGCACATCCACCACCTCGCACCGGTCAGCCTGCAACGTCAGGTCTGGCATGTCGGTTATCAGGATGTGGTTGCCATCGGTACGCTGCTGGCGGAAGGTCGCCTGGACACCACACGCGTCATCGCCGTCGGTGGCCCGCGTGCCACCAAGCCGCGTCTGCTGCGCACCCGTCTGGGCGCCAGCACCGAAGAGCTGCTCAAGGGCGAAGTCGAGCAGCCGGAAGACACGCGTGTCATCTCCGGTTCGGTGTTCTCCGGCCTGACCTGCGAAGGGGCGCTGCGTTTCGTCAGCCGCTACCACAATCAGGTGAGCCTGCTCGAGGAAGGCAACAAGCGTGCCTTCATGGGCTGGCTGTCGATGGGCGCCAAGCGTCACTCGGTGCTGGGTATCTACCTGTCGAAGCTGACCGGTCTGACCGACTACCGTCCGAATACCTCCACCAATGGCTCCGAGCGTGCCATGGTGCCGGTGGGCGCGTACGAGAAGGTCATGCCGCTGGACATTCTGCCGACGCAGCTGCTGCGTTCGCTGATCGTGGGTGATATCGAGACCGGCATGCAGCTTGGCTGCCTGGAGCTTGATGAAGAGGACCTCGCGCTGTGCACCTACGTGTGCCCGGGCAAGTACGAATACGGTCCCATCCTGCGTGACAACCTCACCACGATCGAGAAAGAGGTCTGA
- a CDS encoding glyceraldehyde-3-phosphate dehydrogenase — translation MSQENLEACFKQWQDNEALAEQMIPLLGDLYRRFNVVPSIYGRSLINRSMVRILKNHRWVRKAEGVELSVEDTFPLVRAMIELNLGPAHVDIGKLAVAFKRSDEMDITAFLKRELADIVGGYVEGGMGGDPKDVVLYGFGRIGRLLARIMIEKAGGGNLLRLRAIVVRGSKDDLEKRASLLRRDSVHGPFEGSITVDEENSALIVNGNYIKIIYANSPTEIDYTAHGIDNAIVVDNTGKWRDEAGLGQHLECKGVSKVLLTAPGKGDLKNIVYGVNHTDISDDDRIISAASCTTNAIVPVLKVLHDEYGVSQGHVETVHSYTNDQNLIDNFHSGDRRGRAAALNMVLTETGAAKAVAKALPELSGKLTGNAIRVPTPNVSMAILNLTLNTASDAERMNDFLRTASLHSSLQKQIDYVDSCEVVSSDFVGNRHSGIVDGQATIVTDKQAVVYVWYDNEFGYSCQVVRILQHMSNVRFSYFPTR, via the coding sequence GTGAGCCAAGAGAATCTCGAAGCCTGTTTCAAGCAGTGGCAGGACAATGAAGCCCTCGCGGAGCAGATGATCCCGCTGTTGGGAGATCTCTACCGCCGCTTCAACGTCGTGCCCTCCATCTACGGGCGTTCGCTGATCAATCGTTCGATGGTGCGCATCCTCAAGAACCACCGTTGGGTGCGCAAGGCCGAAGGCGTCGAGCTGTCAGTGGAAGACACCTTCCCGCTGGTGCGCGCGATGATCGAGCTCAACCTGGGCCCGGCCCACGTCGATATCGGCAAGCTGGCCGTCGCCTTCAAGCGCTCTGACGAGATGGATATCACCGCCTTCCTCAAGCGTGAGCTGGCCGACATCGTCGGTGGCTATGTCGAGGGCGGCATGGGCGGCGATCCGAAGGACGTCGTTCTGTATGGCTTCGGGCGCATCGGTCGTCTGTTGGCGCGCATCATGATCGAGAAGGCCGGCGGCGGTAACCTGCTGCGTCTGCGCGCCATCGTGGTGCGTGGCAGCAAGGATGATCTGGAGAAGCGGGCCAGCCTGCTGCGTCGCGACTCGGTGCACGGGCCCTTCGAGGGCAGCATCACCGTCGATGAGGAAAATTCGGCGCTGATCGTCAACGGCAACTACATCAAGATCATCTACGCCAATTCGCCCACCGAGATCGATTACACCGCGCACGGCATCGACAACGCCATCGTGGTCGACAACACCGGCAAGTGGCGTGACGAAGCTGGCCTTGGCCAGCACCTGGAGTGCAAGGGCGTGTCCAAGGTGCTGCTGACGGCACCGGGCAAGGGCGATCTGAAGAACATCGTCTACGGGGTCAACCATACCGACATCAGCGATGATGACCGCATCATCTCCGCGGCGTCCTGCACCACCAACGCCATCGTGCCGGTGCTGAAGGTGCTGCACGACGAGTACGGCGTCAGCCAGGGCCACGTCGAGACGGTGCACTCCTACACCAACGACCAGAATTTGATCGACAACTTCCACAGTGGTGATCGTCGTGGCCGTGCCGCGGCCCTCAATATGGTGTTGACCGAGACCGGTGCCGCCAAGGCCGTCGCCAAGGCACTGCCGGAGCTTTCCGGCAAGCTGACCGGCAATGCGATCCGCGTGCCGACGCCCAATGTCTCGATGGCGATCCTCAACCTGACGCTGAACACCGCAAGCGACGCCGAGCGCATGAATGACTTCCTGCGCACCGCCTCGCTGCATTCCTCGCTGCAGAAGCAGATCGACTACGTCGATTCCTGTGAAGTGGTGTCCTCGGACTTCGTCGGCAACCGCCATTCCGGCATCGTCGACGGCCAGGCGACCATCGTCACCGACAAGCAGGCCGTCGTGTACGTGTGGTACGACAACGAGTTCGGATACAGCTGTCAGGTGGTGCGTATTCTGCAGCACATGTCCAACGTGCGTTTCAGCTACTTTCCGACGCGCTGA
- the nqrM gene encoding (Na+)-NQR maturation NqrM, with product MTIWLLVFAAMLLLIGVMAVGVLMGRKPIAGSCGGLNNLGLKDGCDICGGKDEECEKEQDRQRLMAESGGKPASDLAYDAARR from the coding sequence ATGACTATCTGGTTACTGGTGTTCGCCGCGATGTTGCTGCTGATCGGCGTGATGGCCGTTGGCGTCCTGATGGGCCGCAAGCCGATCGCCGGCTCCTGCGGGGGGCTCAACAACCTCGGGCTCAAGGACGGCTGTGATATCTGTGGCGGCAAGGACGAGGAGTGCGAGAAGGAGCAGGATCGCCAGCGTCTGATGGCGGAGAGTGGCGGCAAGCCGGCCAGCGACCTGGCCTACGACGCCGCACGTCGCTGA
- the nqrF gene encoding NADH:ubiquinone reductase (Na(+)-transporting) subunit F: MVDTSIIVLGVVMFTVVVIGLVLVILAARSKLVSSGDVQIEINNDPANTLTTQAGGKLLQTLAANGIFLSSACGGGGSCAQCKCRISEGGGSILPTEESHFTMGEKKEGWRLSCQVPVKQDMKIEVPEEIFGVKKWETTVTANPNVATFIKELNLQLPEGEEVNFRAGGYVQLEAPAYDIKFSDFDIEEEYRGDWEKFGLFNVQHKNEEPVIRAYSMANYPEEYGILKFNIRIATPPPNSQHPPGLMSTYVFSLKPGDKVTVMGPFGEFFAKDTDAEMVFIGGGAGMAPMRSHIFDQLKRLNSKRKMSFWYGARSMRESFYNEEYDKLAEENENFEWHLALSDPQPEDNWEGPTGFIHNVLYENYLKDHPAPEDCEYYMCGPPMMNAAVVKMLTDMGVEPENILLDDFGG, from the coding sequence ATGGTAGATACCTCCATCATCGTGCTCGGCGTCGTCATGTTCACCGTGGTCGTTATCGGCCTGGTGCTCGTGATTCTCGCGGCACGCAGCAAGCTGGTCTCGAGTGGTGACGTCCAGATCGAGATCAACAACGACCCCGCCAACACCCTGACGACCCAGGCCGGCGGCAAGTTGCTGCAGACCCTGGCCGCCAATGGCATCTTCCTGTCCTCCGCCTGTGGTGGCGGTGGTTCCTGTGCCCAGTGCAAGTGCCGGATCTCGGAAGGCGGCGGTTCCATCCTGCCGACTGAAGAATCCCACTTCACCATGGGTGAGAAGAAGGAAGGCTGGCGCCTGTCGTGCCAGGTCCCGGTCAAGCAGGACATGAAGATCGAAGTGCCGGAAGAGATCTTCGGCGTAAAGAAGTGGGAGACCACCGTCACCGCCAACCCGAACGTCGCGACCTTCATCAAGGAGCTGAACCTGCAGCTGCCGGAAGGCGAGGAAGTCAACTTCCGAGCCGGTGGTTACGTGCAGCTGGAAGCGCCGGCCTATGACATCAAGTTCTCCGACTTCGACATCGAAGAGGAGTATCGTGGTGATTGGGAGAAGTTCGGTCTGTTCAACGTTCAGCACAAGAACGAAGAGCCGGTCATCCGCGCTTACTCCATGGCGAACTATCCGGAAGAGTACGGCATCCTGAAGTTCAACATCCGTATCGCCACTCCGCCGCCGAATTCCCAGCATCCGCCGGGTCTGATGTCCACCTACGTCTTCTCGCTGAAGCCGGGTGACAAGGTGACCGTGATGGGGCCGTTTGGTGAGTTCTTCGCCAAGGATACCGACGCCGAGATGGTCTTCATCGGTGGTGGTGCCGGTATGGCGCCGATGCGTAGCCATATCTTCGATCAGCTCAAGCGTCTGAATTCCAAGCGCAAGATGTCGTTCTGGTACGGTGCGCGCTCCATGCGCGAGTCGTTCTACAACGAGGAATACGACAAGCTGGCCGAAGAGAACGAGAACTTCGAATGGCACCTGGCGCTGTCCGATCCGCAGCCTGAGGACAACTGGGAAGGCCCGACAGGCTTCATCCACAACGTCCTGTACGAAAACTACCTCAAGGACCATCCGGCGCCTGAGGATTGCGAGTACTACATGTGCGGGCCGCCCATGATGAACGCCGCCGTTGTCAAGATGCTCACCGACATGGGTGTAGAGCCGGAGAACATCCTGCTCGATGACTTCGGTGGTTGA
- the nqrE gene encoding NADH:ubiquinone reductase (Na(+)-transporting) subunit E, producing the protein MFEHYLSLFIKAVFVENMALAFFLGMCTFLAVSKKIQSAIGLGVAVIVVLAVTVPVNNLILNYLLREGALTWTGLEGAESIDLSFLGYLSYIGVIAAIVQILEMFLDKFVPALYNALGVFLPLITVNCAILGAALFMVQRDYTFGESVIYGVGAGFGWALAIAALAGIREKLKYSDVPAGLQGLGITFITVGLMSLGFMSFSGVQL; encoded by the coding sequence ATGTTCGAACACTATCTGAGCCTGTTCATCAAGGCCGTGTTCGTCGAGAACATGGCACTGGCCTTCTTCCTGGGCATGTGTACCTTCCTGGCGGTGTCCAAGAAGATCCAGTCCGCGATCGGTCTGGGCGTGGCCGTCATCGTCGTGCTGGCGGTGACCGTTCCGGTCAACAACCTGATCCTGAACTACCTGCTGCGTGAAGGCGCGCTGACCTGGACGGGTCTGGAAGGGGCGGAGAGCATCGACCTGTCCTTCCTGGGCTACCTGTCCTACATCGGTGTCATCGCGGCGATCGTCCAGATCCTCGAGATGTTCCTCGACAAGTTCGTGCCGGCGCTCTACAACGCGCTGGGCGTGTTCCTGCCGTTGATCACGGTCAACTGCGCAATCCTCGGTGCGGCCCTGTTCATGGTACAGCGTGACTACACCTTCGGTGAGTCCGTCATCTATGGCGTGGGTGCCGGCTTCGGCTGGGCACTGGCCATCGCTGCACTGGCCGGTATTCGCGAGAAGCTGAAGTACTCTGACGTGCCGGCTGGCCTGCAGGGCCTGGGTATCACCTTCATCACCGTTGGCCTGATGTCGCTGGGCTTCATGTCCTTCTCCGGCGTCCAGCTGTAA